The sequence below is a genomic window from Lycium ferocissimum isolate CSIRO_LF1 chromosome 9, AGI_CSIRO_Lferr_CH_V1, whole genome shotgun sequence.
GGACAGAATTTAGGGAAAACAAAATCAAATacccctaaaatataaaataattacccATCTCATGCCCCTCCTAAACTAATTCGCTTCTTACCGAACCGCCCAAAACTATTTGCCTGACGCACCCCCTCGTCCAAAACCCTTCCTTCATGATATCATTGCAGTAGATTTATATATCATgctatcatggaggactaagagaaggactgaagcagtcctccatgataccatctcagtatatttatacaCCACGATGGTACCATGGTCCTGAGGATTGTCTCATTGAAGGACtacagtcctccatgataccatcacagtttatgtatataagatgatggtattattgtaacacctcgtagcttCGGGTGAAGGTTTGACTCGtaagatgataatataatggaaccaatatgagggttataggaggtgttttgaaaactaatcaagtcataagaaacgtctttgggcaaagcaaagttggaagccactctacggggcatgtttgcaagtgagtttgTGGAAGGTCTTACTTCCAATGACCATAACCCCTTTATTAATTAGGAATTTCGGAAAGCTTcctaaatgaaagttgtagccctttgaaataccttttcaacggtatattatgggggttcAATGGGACAtacgtacaaaaagttatggccattttttgAAGGATTACGGAAGTAATCCGCTCATTTGGTCATGTTATACAATcagttatacggtccatataattttatacggaccgtataattcgtccatatttcatgaaatttcaactCGACATTATGTTTTGcgccatgataaaatatggtcatattatacggaccgtataattgtcCATATAATTTTTCGCCTTacttttgtataaattcaagccttcagtttttttatttcattatgcacaattccaagccctggcaacaatccaaaacatcaaggtaagttaatccaaacccttccaaatcaattctaacatatactcttataatataagcaagaaatcattgttcctaatctaGGGTTTCCAAGAAAAAAACCCAAACTCAAGACTCAAGGTCTAAACCCTAGGGAATTGTTTCAAGTTTGAAACTTTAccaaggtatgtagaacttctatccacatgtgggaatctctacgttcttcccatGCTCcatttcttgatatccatgaagttcaaatcctaaggcattaaacccaacatattggtagcccatatttatgcattcatgaacatgaattttgtatctatattctttgttgtattcctaatcttccattacgattattaggaaccctagcttaatccatgaatcatgaattcttcctcatgtgttctcagtatgtttatatgaagcttcatgattttatctagcaagttacaagcatgttttcaagttaattatatacgtatttatgatgatgatgattattattttattattattattattattattattattattattatttattattattattattattattattattattattattattattattattattattattattattattattattattattatcaagaACCATGatctcatgaaaccatgatCTCAGAAGCTATCATGATAATTCACATGTTTTGggatttgcttagttaaccAAAAAGGCTCAGTAAAGCCTGAAACTAcatagccaccgtaggataagggttgccAGCAATGAGGCAACACTttcattatgcagtttggatccttacatgcttattattatttaaatctcatatccctggcaaggtgtgagtgttttgctggtaggacgcaagtaccagatcatgttgtcggttatactatagcattccccacgttacaagcagttatatatatacatgtatttccattgatttactgttttcagactttactcacgtttcatgctcatgttcaggttatattcagtttcagttcatgtcctatacctatattgtgccatgttcttcatttcagcaggttttacatactagtactattcaccatgtactaaagTACCTTTTTGCCGGGGCACCTGACTTCACGATGCGGATACTAGTTTTCGGGAGCATACACACGCGAGTAGGATCACCTCGATTATCGAtcacttattggtgagcccactTCTCtcgggttcaacatggagtctgCACTAGTATTCAgtttatggtagtccagggccatgtcctggtagttagtattcagacatgttttagaggtttcatagacagatgtTAGTTCACGGAGTCAGTTGTGCTTTTATGATtgcagactattacgtttttcatgatttttcatgctatgagattacttcaagactttattccgcaattaCGTTTttatgattcatttaaattgcatcatatagattatgttgttttgatgcccatgttgacaagcaagccatgaggttcgctcggacacatgcaagcaaggcccgagtgccatgttgcgcccaggccatggttcggggcgtgacaattaTAGAGggttttttttcaagaaaagtgtatttttgaataaatgaagAAAAGTGtatttttgaataaatgaacatgatttAGGAGGTGTTTTGGTTAGGGGAGCCGCTTCCGATGATTTGCATGCAAGCACAGTGATTTGCTTATGATCGGGAAAAAATTGCGTCTTGTTAGCATAACATCTCACAGCAGCTAATTATGTTGGGGTTGCTCAATAATGACCTGATTTAATTTCTCTTATCAATTCCTCCGGCAGCTTCGCCGTTATGGTTCCTCTGTATTGAACAATGAATTAAATAATGTCAAGTTCATATTTAACTCTATGTGTTGCTGCTTAATAAGATGACAAATTACTCCACTAGTCTGAATTCTTAATTTTCCCGCCCCTCtccccaaaagggaaaaaaaaaaggacgacGCACAGAAATAAATGCAGATATGAGCTAGAGTGAGAGGTCAAAAGGCAAGAGcttcggcataataataatgatgaaaaTGGTAAGAAGTCAACTCTCGTATGAATTAAATTGATCAATTTTACGCCACTTCCCAAGAAACGTATCAGAAATTAGAAAGGGTTTTTGGTTCTTGTTTTCTCCTGCAAGAACTAGCTAGCTTGGACCATCAATACTATCGCAACACTGCATGCAGCTAGCTAATTAATACGTACAACGTAACAACATTGTCCACTTGATTGTTTTAAGAGGAtcaaacattttaaaatgtCTCTGAAGAGGAAAAAATGATTGAAAGAGAACGCAGCTTTTGACATCCCAGAGCATAATATAACAATAACATTATACggattgataaaaaataaaggatatTGAATAAGTGTATTAAATGAAGGAGGAAGGCATTGAATAGAATAGTTGGGGAATTTTAGATAAGAAATTGAGAGTGAAGATTGATGAGCTGTTGGAGGTTGCCAATGCTAAAGCCAATGCATGCAGTGATGAACAATTGGCCAGTCCCAAGGGAGGATACCTTATCAGGATCTCATGTCCCTCTGCCCAGTTTTGACTACTCCAAACAACacaattcttttattttatatagtAATTAACTCATGTTTAGTTAATTCAAGAATCGATGAGCTAAGCTATGAACAATATTGAGCTGGTTTTCTCCCACCATTTGGTGCCATTCTGTTGTGGGCTCAATGGGAAGTTGCTTTAATGGAACTATGCACTTAGCTAGTGTCCCAAATCTTTTACATTATTAATGTGATTTAACaatgattaaaaataaaaaaaaaatccatcggattggggtgtgtgtgtgtgtatatatatatatatatatatatatatatatatatatatatatatatatatatatatatatatatatatatatatattgtgatgattattcaTGCTTTAAGCAAATAAACAAACACAAATTTTATGTACAATCCAGGGGATAATTGTTCATTCAAAAGAGCTCATGAACTATAAgtcattaaaaagaaaaaaactaggTGAAGGTAAGTGCACCTATTTTTATACCTTCTAATTAAAGAGAAGCGAATTACGTGCATTCAGGTTATCCCTTAGATGATCAATGTCTTGTTAAAGATTTGTGCATAATCTAGGATGGTCCTGCTAGAACATGTAATATCATCACCAACTCCTTTGTATATGATAGTATATTGATTATACTTCAACCCATACGACAAAAATCTGTAAGGATTCTAATCAATCAATGCTTATCATAGATAGTTATACGTGCTTCGGAATTAgttataacaacaataattatgCCTCGGTCCCAAGCAAGTTAGGATCGGTTATGTGAATATtatatatgttactccatttaaATTCATCTCAGTCAAATATTATAAACTTGATGGTTCATACTTCATTTTTAGTTAGCGTATAAACATTAACCATAACTAGCATCATTCCATGAATCTTCAAAGCTAGAGtgaaccaaaaaggaaaaaaccgAAGTGGTTGGCTGTTGGGTGGAGAGCCTCCTTAATGTATAGAAGATAATAGTACTATACTATATAAAGTCAACTACTTGCTGACTTGTATTAATGGAGTTCCAACTGCCATGTGTAACGTGAAATTGTTTATCAAAAATtcattcttgttcttgtttatCTAAGTTTTCTCTCTTTCTGAACTTGCATTTGCTACATTATTTTATCCCCTCTTCAATAATGAAGAAGAATATATAGTaagcttcccttttttcttttcatttgaaACTACTATAGTAATTTTGGTTGGAGATGAAATaggaaattgcacggtttgctcttcaaatgggctggtctttaatttttgtccttagcAATGGAAATTATGTTTAGCGGAGCATAGGTTATTTAAGGTGTGTGATATAACTTGtgaatattaattatgatgtaaaaatataaaacttATGCCCCGCGAAAAAGTTACATTagttttgagggacaaaaactaaagacccaAGAAGAAATGTAAAGAAGAAGCGAAAGACCTGTTCAACTGGGCCTTTACCTGTCCAAGTCCAAGACATAAGGTCAAGATGGTGGGCTGTATCTCCTGAAAGCCCACAAATTACAAAGGTGCGGGATTGCCCTttgctggggtggtctttaatttttgtccctcaaaatggggtctttaacttttgctcTATTCtgtcttaaggcagaatttgggccttaaagacagaatttgcaaattttgcgctttattatgttattttaaagtctcctttttttttttttttttcttaagctGGGGTTCGAATCCACAACAGGATATATTACTATTTGCGAAAACTTAAAACTGTGACCACCAAATTAATgaagttaaaaaaagaaaagaccaCCGCAAATGAATgacaatccacgcaaaaaaaaaaaaaaaaatcaatccaTTTCAACAGACAAAATCTCTAGCTGAAATTGAAGTTTTATGAGTAAGAAATAAAATTTCGTATTATTTTTACTTGAAATACTCTTCAAATTagtttttcaacttcaattttatTTATCCGGATGAAATTGAAATAATTAGTATTAACAAATGGACTTGTCTAATAGGGATTCGTCACTAATATAACTTGAATTATACTAATTTTGAGTAATGGATTACTTCCGCACCTTATAgtcattttcctttttccctaTTAATTGTTCTCTCCCATTCACCTTTACCTGTCACATTTCGTTTCTTGAGAATTAAATTAGATGGACTTTTACCTTTGTTTTGAGATGTATTCTTCTTtatattaatatgagaagaattataatttataatattttttgcatatttctaaatatctaaattttaattttaaaaagaattaatctaattttattttgctttaaaaaataattaaattgactCTAAAATAGTAAAAGTGAATAGTATTTGTTAGTTTTATGTATTATGAAAAAGACTGTACTGGACGGTAAAGATTAAAGACCAAATTCCTTTTCATTTCCCTAAATACCAAATTCCTAAAGAGGTGAAATGGGATACGTGTTAAGGGTGAGATTTGCAGCCTTCTTCGCCGGTGCTGCGGTGGCATCAGCCGGTGGTCTCTACCTTCTCCGCAAAGATTACCAAATTGCCCACCAATCTCTCTCTCAACAGGTTCCTTTATTCTTCAATAATCATTATTTGTAATGAAATGAGCCTCAATAAAGTGATAACGAGGATTTCTATAGTTGATCTGGGATTATAGTGTGATTGATCGacatcatttttattttctctaaCAACTGAGGAATTTTGCTCTTTCTCTTCTTAAATTGCATATTTAGTTCACTAACCAAGTTTCAAAttagttatttttcttttgacaaGGTAAGTGATTAGATTAAAAATGTCCAGTGTATTGCATTTGTTGCTAAACCGAAGCCCTGGGGCTTTATGGAAATGATATATTGTGTTTGATTTAATGAAAGAAATTACGGAAACTAAATCTCTGCAAGGGTTTTAAGATAtgctaaataattatttatcaaaaaaagaTATGCTTTATCAAAAAAAGATATGCTAATAATTATTGGCAGAATTGCCAGTTAACATATTAAACTTTTAAGTGCTTTCTGGTTAACCTCTCTAGTGTTTGCAAGACGTACGGGTTCTGAATTTAGTTCTAGCCTAATGTAAGATAGATGGTAGCCTGGAGCATATTGGTCCTAGATGGCTTCAAATTGTAGCTAGAGGAATCTTTGTGAACCAGCACCCTTTTTAGtgacaatacaacaacaacaacaacgagatACCCAGTGTTATTGCACGAGTGGGGCTGGGGAGCGTAGAGTGTACCCAGACCTTATCCTTACCTTGGGAGgcagagaggttgtttccgataagACAAATTTTATATAGCTTGCTGCAAAATGTAGCTTTCATTTTTTAAGTCAGAACGTCATACTTCAACAAAATAGATCACCATGAATGGTACATCATGATTATTATTTGCTATGTTAGACAGTCTGAAATATAGATTATTCCTTTAATAGTTATCTGTTTTGATACTGGTGGCTTGGTTTAATTTTTCAAGTAACACATTAAGTTGGTTTACCGAGGGATGGAGATAGTGGTGCTTCGAGGCAAGTACAaaaaattgtgatttgtgaataGGCCTATTCTTGGATGGTTCAGTAGCATGGTTACAACAGATTTTAGTTAGGATCCTAACAACAACAAACAGGAAATTAAATTAGTCGTTATGGCTGGTTCAGTAGAAGCCTAGAAGGTGTATGATCAGTATGGAGTTGCATCAAGTTATTATGGTGAAGAGTGGTGATGCTGAATAGTGGAAATGCAGAGTTAGCTAGTGGTAATTAGAACTTAAGAGGAAAGAATGACGAGAGCAGGGACCGGacaaaatacaacaacatacccagtataagcCCACAGGGATAGGACAAATGTGACGTTTATTTAcatgtttatttttttgacaAATGTGACCATTTAATAATTTCCTTTGTCCACTTTCCTTTAGAACCACTAGTGTTGGATTGCATACaggataccaaaaaaaaaaaaaaattgaacaggTAGTGTAcagataaattttttataacatGATTTAGAAGTTTTATGCTTGTTTTCTCAATTTCATCTCCCTTTGCCGCAAAATTAAATGCTACTAGTTCTTAACTTCTTAGCTcgcctctttttcttcttgttctcCATTTCTAACACTAGTAGGTCTAGTAAGGATCATTTCAGTGGTCATAAGCATTGTGGAAGTTTAATGCCCAAAATAAGTGCAGAAGTGATGGTAAAAGACGGTAATTTGAACCTAATGTTTGCACATGAAGCAATTTAACTTTAAGAGATGCAAATTAAAGTAAGGATACATATCACTTAACCATTGTTAAGTGTTAAGTCCTTATATAATGGATAATTGTCTtgtattcattgatttggtgTGAACATCGGGGGCGGGTAAGTTTCTGTGCTTGCAACTAAACTGTAGCTTGACCCTTAAAATCCTGCAATTTGTATCAAATGATTTATTCACCAGTCTCTTGTTTTCTTTAACATTTAATAGAATAAAGATGACATTTTTTTCAGCATCATTTTTGTACCTATGAAATCACCATTCATCATGTTCCATTAGTCTATGAAATGTTGCTGCAAAAAGTGACTGAAGCCCTCTTTTACAGACATTAAGATAAGAATTCTCTCTTTCATGTTCCTTTGTTAAGCCTTATGTAAAGCTTATGTATTGCTGCCAAAAGATGACAGGAGCCATGAAACTGTTTCGAAAATGATATCAGAAATTGGAAAGATGAAAAGATACAATACTACTCCAACAGGCTAAATAAAACTTGGTCATAAATCAATTATGGACTGAAAGAACAATTTCTTCAAGCATATTTCCTCAGCTGGGCTATTTCTCTTATCTACATGCTATTCACTCCTCTTTATTCCAGATGAATGATGTCTATGAATCTCTGAATGGACGCATTTCAGCTTTGGAAAGGCTGAAGGAAGTTGAAAGGCTAAAACAAGTTGATACTGCGAAACATGTGGAAGCTACTGAGTAGATGGTCTAAGAGGTTTCCAATGGATAATTGTCCTATTGAGACATCAAATAGATTCCATAGGTTCTAGTTGCTGCTCTGGTTCCTTTGTGATGTACTTGACTTGTTACGTGAAGTtcagttttttcttttgtttttttctatATGACGGGTCAAAAGGCACATTTTCCCGAGGCGGTAATGAGAACTTAAGTCAATTTTGACCCTTTAGGTTTCTGAACTTCGGAACTATACTTTTGCCCTTCTTTAATAAGATGAAAGCTTGAACAACTAATTCCACAGCACACAGTTATTTGGATGATCATTATTGGTTAATTCTGGAATAAATTGAATAGCAATTGGCAGTTCTGTTTTGGTCAAATGTTAGATCATTGCTGCTTTTGGGAGTTTTCTCATACATCATCACTTTCATTTTTCAGAAAGTGGAGGTGATAAAATTGTGCCTCTTAATGTATGATGCTTCATTATAGATTGTTTCACTATGAGATGTATCCTGGCTATTGCATGTGTTGAACTGTTGATAAATGTACCATCAGTTGAGGATCCTAGGTTGTTCCTTTTTCTTGGCAACAGCACTGAGGTTGAAGCCATGACTAGTAGTCTTAGAAAGGCCACATTTCATTGGCAAAACTGCAAGTTCAATAGTTGGTGATACTGGCCATCAGGAAACTAACAAATGCACAAAGGCATTAATGTCCCAAAAAACAGGCTTCTGATTTCTGTGGTATAAGTAATGCAACCTACTTGTAAATAAGCAAATTAAAGGAGCTACGACACCTTTTGAATTGGTGGTTTTAGGTTATTTACTGGACTCTAGCTCAATGAAAATGCAAAAAAAGGGAGTATGGAACTTAATCTGCAATGTGTGGTAACTTGGCTTTGTGGGCTGCTTTTCCTCTTATTATGTTAGCTTCTTCGTCCTGGATAATCATATGCAGTAACAAGGAAGGGTCAGTAATAATAAAAGGGACGGTAGTAACCTCAGATTACAGTTGTTTAcgccaaagaaagaaaataagctatttcatgtttCAATTAACAGGAGGGCAACATTATATGATGTGCAAAAGTTCAGCAGCCAGCATTTGCCCCAaccactttgttggaaattagtccggcaATTTGTACTTTCGTTCCCCCACATGCAATTTAAAAGATAACAACATATTGAATGGAGATGCGGGGTATCGATCACCGTACCTCTCGCATGCTAAGCGAGCGCTCTACCATCTGAGCTACATCCCCTGGTTGAGATGCAGAGATACTCTACACAATCTTgttatcaaaacataagaaatTCCTAAGAGACATCCTAAAGATTAgcaaaatcaaaaatcaaatattgagtAAATTTGTTAATGCTGGCTATGGGGTTCGAACCCATGCGCACTTATGTGCAGAAGATCTTAAGTCTTCCCCCTTAACCTCTCGGGCAAACCAGCTTGTACAACTGGTGTCTCATAGCATATTATCTCCACCACATTAGAAAACTCTGCTCCAAAAATTCCATGTTATAAGAAGTAAAATGAGATAGTTTCTTCCTTCTCTATATATGATTAGGGAGAGGAATTTTGTTCAAAACTAATACTGTTTGTTACTACTTAGAAAGTGTGCTAGTTGTAATCTAGCAGATACTACTCCCTATCTTATTTAATTGATAcgactagtgtgcattcgcgattggattacgAGAATTAAACTATATAAAAGTGGACACACTATAAGATATCTCCACCgaataatataattaattagccAAATGATCacactttttgattttattattctactatttctttgcaactcatgtattatttgcaagttattttttaaaagtacatgaatgaataaaatataattgagctttcttctatttacttgtgttcaatttttttatattaagttagaatatacctaaaatatacgagaatatacttataatatacatctatttAAATTACGGTTGAAAACATACTTGTTAACTTTTCAAATAGTAACTTTattacataaaatagaacaaaaGGAGTAATTATTTTACTGGGACaggcatatatgtatatatgcttatatatatatatggtatataaggtcatatatatataaccctaacttataaatatatatttaaacatatatatatatatatatatatatatatatgtgtgtgtgtgtgtgtgtgtgtgtgtgtgtgtgtgtgtgtgtgtgtgttataaaaatatatttcagcCGTATATTCAAACTTAACACTTATACCTATATTTGGATGAAAAATcccaaatatatattatatatatatatatatatatataactaaattACCcgatttcaaaatatatatatatatatatatatataatatatatacccAATTCCTTTCCAGACCCGACCCAGCTATTAATTATACATCAAGTAGGTGCTTAATTTCAATGCTCTCTGTAGAGTAAAGATCAGTTAGTATAGAAAGATGGTATTTTTTAGCTCCCTGGGATCTGGAACAGCAAGTTTACTTTTGCAGCTTGAATTTCAAGATTAAGCCTTCTCTGTTTATATAAATAGTGAACTCTGTTTAGTGTCTTCTCTCTTGTTCTCATCTTTTTAGTCTTTAGgttttgtttttgctttctCTTTTTGGTGTTCACTAGGAGGAAATCGACTGTAATTGTccgtatattttgtgaattgttgatgtatAAGTAATTGATTTTAGTCCCAGGTTCCAACTTGGCAATTCAAGTGAATTAGACTGAAATTGGTCTATTATTTTGataactatatgtatatatgtatagtattaCATAAGCATTTTGTTGCTTGCACGGTTTGTGAAGCTTGATGGACTAACCGACTAAATCATTACGTTATGTTTTAGTTTTGGGCTGCGTTTAAAGGCTAGGTCGGGCCGGGTTAGGGAAGGGATtgggtaattttttttgaaatcggATAATTTAAGAGAATTTGGAGTTTTCCATCCAAATAGAGATAAAAGTGTTAAGTTTAAAGACTACAGGGATATATTTGTTCACAATCACTAACGGAGAATAAAATTAACTGATAAAATAAAGTAGAGAgatatatttaaccctttttccttttagtttagACGAAACAAGTCCTATCaggttgaagcaagagaatatTAAGGAGCTATAGTTGGTCTCTGTGTCTTTCTCTAATTTGGCAGAACGTCTGAAAAGCTGCAGAAATCAAGCCGCACAAGTCTGTCTTAATTGTAGCATGGTAGAGTAGCATATGCTTCAtcacttattttcttctttttttgtctaCTTCAACAAGTATGTCCATAATAAAGTGCCAAAAAATAGTTCTTGTATGTCGATGCGCCTCTACTTTTTCCTGTTGATTCAGGTTTTTTCAGTTGACAAATGAGACAATCAGGCACATGCTCTCATGGTTTCTCGCCTAAAAACGTCTtgtgaaagaaattaaaatgaatGTGAAGAGAAATCGGGAAGATTCTTATAGATAGCACAAGGACTGGACATGGTATGGTACATATGGATTATCATATCGAAATCGAATTATTTTATATCATGATTTCGGTGTTAAGGTATttggtatttattttttaaaagtttgatatttgatatttCTAAAGAAAATACCGAAATATCAAATACCACACCGAATtcatatatattaatattataatactaacaaatacaTAAACTAGTATTAGCACAAAACTAATTGTTTAGATGTTGAAATTCTACCTTTTCTTGATTGAAATGTCTTTTTTGTGTAACTAATTTACGAAGGggattgcttgtactttcttttgaatatttttacatgtgtaacGTTTTAACACGATATAATTGAGACATTTCGTGAACGTGAATAGGCGAAGTCATAATTCTCtataatatgagtatatgtaaatTAAAGTCGAACAAACTATGGTAACCGAAGTACCGTGCTGCAAAACCAAAACCGTacttaaaaataccgaaccataccgaattaatttggtatgataatggtatagtatttttagaaaccAAAATTCGAAATTAGCATCTCGAAATTTCAAATACCGTATCATACCTTACCAAGCCCACCCTTAGATAGCACTGTATAGAAGGATGACTACGTTTGACTTTTGGATCAGTTCAAAAATAAGTACTTACAATATTATAATATCAACGTGCAGAAGTTTGTTTAATTTTTCTGATATAATATAGGGATCATTTGGTTACTGCTATTTGACATTATCCCTTATTTAATTGTATTTCTTGTTTATTTCATACTATGATTGTGCGATTGTATTATAACGGAT
It includes:
- the LOC132030715 gene encoding uncharacterized protein LOC132030715, whose product is MGYVLRVRFAAFFAGAAVASAGGLYLLRKDYQIAHQSLSQQMNDVYESLNGRISALERLKEVERLKQVDTAKHVEATE